From a single Sphingobium sp. genomic region:
- a CDS encoding alpha/beta fold hydrolase, producing the protein MREYRVAAHDGVEIAVKELGEGRPLILIHGYMSDADTNWIRYGHAGLLASSGYRVIMPDLRAHGHSDKPHDRALYGRDILADDQFALLDHLALADFDLAGYSLGGRTVARMLARGCRPRKAIISGMGLKGLTDTGTRASHFRHVLTHLGEHPRGSAAFMVEAFLKTTGGDPVALLNILDSFVDTPVEALAGFDLPVGVICGDDDDDNGSAAALADVLPQAALIAVPGNHMSAVTKPELGQAMVEYLAS; encoded by the coding sequence ATGAGGGAATATCGGGTTGCCGCGCATGATGGCGTCGAGATTGCGGTAAAGGAACTGGGGGAAGGGCGTCCGCTAATCCTTATTCATGGCTATATGAGCGATGCGGATACCAACTGGATCCGCTACGGCCATGCCGGCTTGCTGGCGTCATCGGGCTATCGCGTGATCATGCCTGACCTGCGCGCACATGGGCATAGCGACAAGCCGCATGATCGCGCACTTTATGGACGCGATATTCTGGCGGATGATCAGTTTGCGTTGCTCGATCATCTGGCGCTCGCGGATTTCGACCTTGCCGGCTATTCGCTTGGTGGGCGCACCGTGGCGCGGATGCTTGCCCGCGGTTGTCGGCCGCGCAAGGCCATCATTTCAGGGATGGGCCTGAAGGGGCTGACCGATACCGGGACGCGGGCAAGCCATTTCCGCCATGTCTTGACCCATTTGGGCGAACATCCGCGCGGATCGGCGGCATTCATGGTCGAGGCATTTTTGAAGACAACGGGCGGCGATCCGGTTGCGCTGCTCAATATCCTCGACAGCTTTGTCGATACGCCGGTGGAGGCACTCGCCGGGTTCGACCTTCCGGTGGGCGTGATTTGCGGGGACGACGACGACGACAATGGGTCTGCAGCCGCTCTCGCAGATGTGCTGCCTCAGGCTGCATTGATCGCTGTTCCGGGCAATCATATGAGCGCAGTGACCAAGCCCGAATTGGGGCAGGCCATGGTGGAGTATCTGGCATCATGA
- a CDS encoding SDR family NAD(P)-dependent oxidoreductase: MDDCPPLSRSIAGRVAIVTGAAGGMGRATALLFAAEGAKVAVCDLDTAGCEAVVAEIGAAGGTALACPLDVADHDAIKLNVEKITGHFGGIDILVNNAGISAFCPLDAGNEYDMIWDRALAIMLTAHQRMVRAALPWLRKSDAARIVNIASTEGLGATPGDTPYVAAKTGVTGLTRGLAVDLGKEGITVNCICPGPIRTGMTDKVSEADKAVFANRRTALRRYAWPEEVAHMTLSLVLPAASYVTGAVIPVDGGLTARNA; encoded by the coding sequence ATGGACGATTGCCCCCCTTTATCCCGTTCGATTGCTGGCCGTGTGGCCATTGTCACTGGCGCTGCGGGCGGAATGGGGCGGGCAACCGCGCTGTTATTTGCAGCGGAAGGCGCCAAGGTTGCCGTGTGCGATCTTGATACCGCCGGATGCGAGGCAGTGGTGGCAGAAATTGGCGCGGCTGGCGGGACGGCACTGGCCTGCCCGCTTGACGTTGCCGATCATGATGCAATCAAGCTGAATGTAGAAAAAATCACCGGACATTTCGGCGGCATCGATATCCTCGTCAACAATGCAGGAATTTCCGCATTTTGCCCGCTCGATGCTGGCAACGAATATGACATGATATGGGACCGCGCGCTTGCGATAATGCTGACCGCGCATCAGCGCATGGTGCGCGCCGCCCTGCCATGGTTGCGAAAGAGCGACGCTGCGCGCATCGTCAACATCGCCTCAACCGAAGGGCTGGGGGCCACGCCGGGCGATACGCCCTATGTCGCTGCAAAAACGGGCGTTACGGGGCTTACCCGCGGACTTGCCGTCGATCTGGGCAAGGAAGGCATCACCGTCAATTGCATCTGCCCTGGTCCTATCCGCACCGGCATGACCGACAAGGTCAGCGAAGCGGACAAAGCAGTTTTCGCCAATCGCCGCACGGCGCTGCGCCGCTATGCCTGGCCTGAGGAGGTTGCGCACATGACGCTCAGCCTTGTCCTGCCCGCGGCAAGCTATGTTACCGGGGCCGTCATCCCCGTTGACGGGGGGCTGACGGCCCGGAACGCCTAA
- a CDS encoding GFA family protein: MTETFTGGCQCGRVRYALTLENRNAYLCHCRMCQRATGGVAAAFVNMRKEQRQWLSEPDWYASSPIAQRPFCSRCGTPLGFEYPDAERCDVTLGSLDDPDGFIPTSHFGAESIHEAWLDTRALDRMRCDEYPSLVERWKKADK, from the coding sequence ATGACCGAAACATTCACCGGCGGGTGCCAGTGCGGAAGGGTGCGCTATGCGCTCACGCTCGAGAACCGCAACGCCTATCTTTGCCATTGCAGGATGTGCCAGCGGGCAACCGGTGGCGTGGCTGCGGCTTTCGTCAACATGCGCAAGGAGCAGCGGCAATGGCTGTCGGAGCCGGATTGGTATGCCAGCTCGCCGATTGCGCAGCGTCCCTTTTGCAGCAGGTGCGGGACGCCTTTGGGGTTCGAATATCCCGACGCCGAAAGATGCGATGTCACTTTGGGCAGCCTGGACGATCCTGATGGTTTCATCCCCACCAGCCATTTCGGCGCAGAGTCCATCCATGAGGCATGGCTTGATACGCGCGCGCTCGACAGGATGCGCTGCGATGAATATCCGTCACTGGTCGAAAGATGGAAAAAGGCTGACAAATGA
- a CDS encoding HlyD family secretion protein, which translates to MAEADARIESMAQAETGQTDKPMRKWLRLALLLSLPLVLLVGGIVYYLANDHYVSTDNAYVQQEKVSVASEIGGRIVEVAVSENQHVVAGDLLFRIDPEPFRIAVAQAEASIAAAQVKVITMQTDLGNSSVDIDSAREDVAFYTEEFKRQSALMERGFTTKARMQAAEHALSEARSRLARAEGDARMARAALTTGAAAPGINPGVLSGQVQRDKALFDLGKAEVRAPASGIVSQAERLQFGQMMVQGLPALTIVTDGNGWVEANFKETDLAKMRVGQPAELRFDAYPDLKLKGRVASIGAGTGSEFSVLPAQNASGNWVKVTQRVPVRIEIIGKSRRQMIAGLSAHVRIDTSK; encoded by the coding sequence ATGGCTGAGGCTGACGCACGGATCGAAAGCATGGCACAGGCGGAAACAGGTCAAACGGACAAGCCGATGCGCAAATGGCTGCGCCTTGCATTGCTGCTGTCGCTGCCTTTGGTGCTGCTTGTCGGCGGAATCGTCTACTATCTTGCCAATGACCATTATGTTTCAACCGACAATGCCTATGTGCAGCAGGAAAAGGTTTCGGTTGCATCTGAAATTGGCGGCCGCATTGTCGAAGTTGCGGTAAGCGAAAACCAGCATGTCGTTGCAGGCGACCTTCTGTTCCGCATCGATCCAGAACCGTTCCGTATTGCGGTCGCACAGGCAGAGGCCTCGATTGCCGCTGCTCAGGTGAAGGTCATCACGATGCAGACCGATCTTGGCAACAGCAGCGTCGATATTGACAGTGCGCGCGAAGATGTCGCCTTTTATACCGAGGAATTCAAACGCCAATCGGCGTTGATGGAGCGCGGTTTTACGACCAAGGCACGTATGCAGGCCGCTGAACATGCCTTATCCGAAGCGCGCAGCCGGCTTGCCCGCGCCGAAGGCGATGCCCGCATGGCCCGCGCAGCACTGACCACAGGCGCTGCTGCACCGGGTATCAATCCCGGCGTTCTTTCGGGCCAAGTGCAGCGGGATAAGGCGCTGTTCGATCTTGGCAAAGCAGAAGTCCGCGCCCCTGCCAGCGGCATAGTAAGCCAGGCGGAACGTCTGCAATTCGGTCAAATGATGGTGCAGGGCTTGCCTGCGCTTACTATTGTCACCGATGGCAATGGATGGGTTGAGGCCAATTTCAAGGAGACCGATCTCGCCAAAATGCGGGTCGGCCAGCCTGCCGAGCTCCGTTTCGATGCCTATCCCGATTTGAAATTGAAAGGCCGCGTTGCCAGCATCGGTGCAGGAACAGGATCGGAATTTTCTGTGCTGCCCGCACAAAATGCCAGCGGCAACTGGGTCAAAGTCACCCAGCGCGTCCCCGTGCGCATCGAGATCATAGGAAAATCAAGGCGGCAAATGATAGCCGGACTGTCTGCGCATGTCCGCATCGACACCAGCAAATAA
- a CDS encoding peroxiredoxin, which yields MTIKVGDKLPDVKLVKATAEGPQPVQSSDYFAGRKVALFSVPGAFTPTCSARHLPGYVEKADELKAKGIDEIACTAVNDAFVLGAWNKSGGSDAITMLADGNGDFAQAVGLTMDGSGFGMGKRGQRFSMIVNDGVVEQLNVEAPGDFKVSSADHMLGQL from the coding sequence ATGACGATCAAAGTAGGTGATAAACTCCCCGACGTGAAACTGGTGAAGGCAACGGCAGAAGGACCGCAGCCTGTTCAAAGCTCGGATTATTTCGCTGGCCGCAAGGTTGCGCTTTTCTCGGTTCCGGGTGCCTTCACGCCGACCTGTTCCGCGCGCCATCTTCCCGGCTATGTTGAAAAAGCGGATGAACTGAAAGCCAAGGGCATTGATGAAATCGCCTGCACCGCAGTCAATGACGCCTTTGTTCTGGGTGCATGGAACAAGTCGGGCGGTTCGGACGCCATCACCATGCTGGCAGACGGCAATGGCGATTTTGCCCAAGCCGTAGGACTTACCATGGACGGTAGCGGTTTCGGCATGGGCAAGCGCGGACAGCGTTTCTCGATGATCGTCAATGATGGCGTTGTCGAACAGTTGAACGTCGAAGCTCCGGGCGATTTCAAGGTCAGCTCCGCCGACCATATGCTTGGTCAGCTCTAA
- a CDS encoding M2 family metallopeptidase — protein MKKFISTLALSAALMATPVMAQENAPTVADAEAFVAKAEKDLFGFSIEGGRVAWINATYIIDDTDALAAKYGEVGTEKAVQYALEAAKYQAVPGLTAETRRKLDILRGGLVLPAPTREGAAAELATIGTRLQSSYGKGKGMLKGQPISGSDIEAEMGASRNPEELKEMWVSWHDNVGQPMGKDYARMVEIANDGATELGFKDVGAMWRSGYDMPADEFANLTDKLWLEVKPLYDELHTFVRGKLNAKYGDAVQAKTGPIRADLLGNMWAQEWGNIYDIVAPAGSGDIGYDIGDLLKAKNIDEIGMVKIGEGFFSSLGFAPLPQSFYARSQFLKPRDREVVCHASAWNIDNVDDLRIKMCIKVNSSDFVTIHHELGHNYYQRAYNQQSYLHLNGANDGFHEAIGDAVALSITPEYLVQIGLLDKDKVPSADKDTGLLLRQAMDKVAFLPFGLLVDKWRWGVFNGSIAPANYNKAWTDLRRQYQGIVPPAERPANAFDPGAKYHIPGNTPYTRYFLARILQFQFYKAACDAAGWKGPLHRCSFYGNKDVGKKLNAMLEMGASKPWPDALEAFTGSREMSGKAMLDYFKPLMDWLKQQNKGQKKGW, from the coding sequence ATGAAGAAATTTATATCAACACTGGCGCTATCAGCCGCGCTGATGGCCACACCGGTCATGGCGCAGGAAAATGCGCCGACTGTCGCCGATGCAGAGGCTTTTGTTGCGAAAGCCGAAAAAGACCTGTTCGGCTTTTCGATAGAGGGCGGCCGCGTTGCATGGATCAACGCAACCTATATCATCGACGATACGGATGCGCTGGCAGCGAAATATGGCGAGGTTGGCACCGAAAAAGCGGTTCAATATGCACTTGAAGCGGCCAAATATCAGGCTGTACCCGGGCTGACTGCCGAGACCCGGCGTAAACTCGATATATTGCGCGGCGGCCTTGTCTTGCCCGCACCGACGCGCGAGGGCGCGGCAGCCGAGCTGGCGACCATCGGCACCCGTCTGCAATCCTCTTACGGCAAGGGCAAGGGCATGCTGAAGGGGCAGCCTATCAGCGGCTCCGACATCGAAGCCGAAATGGGCGCCAGCCGGAACCCCGAAGAATTGAAGGAAATGTGGGTCAGTTGGCACGACAATGTCGGCCAACCGATGGGCAAGGATTACGCCCGGATGGTCGAAATTGCCAATGACGGCGCGACCGAGCTTGGCTTCAAGGATGTCGGCGCGATGTGGCGTTCGGGCTATGACATGCCAGCTGATGAGTTTGCCAATTTGACCGACAAGCTGTGGCTGGAAGTGAAGCCGCTTTATGACGAGCTGCACACCTTTGTACGCGGAAAGCTGAACGCCAAATATGGCGATGCAGTGCAGGCCAAGACCGGCCCGATCCGGGCGGATTTGCTCGGCAATATGTGGGCACAGGAATGGGGCAACATATACGATATTGTTGCGCCCGCGGGTTCGGGCGATATCGGCTATGATATTGGCGATCTGCTGAAGGCGAAGAATATCGACGAGATCGGCATGGTGAAGATTGGAGAGGGCTTTTTCTCTTCACTCGGCTTTGCACCGCTGCCCCAAAGTTTTTACGCGCGTTCGCAATTCCTGAAACCGCGTGACCGCGAAGTGGTTTGCCATGCGTCTGCGTGGAATATCGACAATGTCGACGATCTGCGCATCAAGATGTGCATCAAGGTCAATTCGAGTGATTTCGTGACGATTCATCACGAACTCGGCCACAATTACTACCAGCGCGCCTATAACCAGCAGAGCTATCTGCACTTGAACGGCGCGAATGACGGTTTCCATGAGGCGATTGGTGATGCCGTGGCCCTGTCGATCACGCCCGAATATCTTGTTCAGATCGGCCTGCTCGACAAGGACAAGGTACCGAGTGCGGACAAGGATACCGGCCTGCTTTTGCGTCAGGCGATGGACAAGGTGGCCTTTCTGCCTTTTGGCCTGCTGGTCGATAAATGGCGCTGGGGCGTGTTCAACGGTTCGATCGCGCCTGCCAATTACAATAAGGCATGGACTGATTTGCGCCGCCAATATCAGGGTATCGTTCCGCCCGCTGAACGGCCCGCCAATGCATTCGATCCGGGTGCTAAATATCATATTCCAGGGAACACGCCCTATACGCGTTACTTCCTCGCGCGCATCCTGCAGTTCCAATTCTACAAGGCCGCTTGCGACGCAGCCGGATGGAAGGGGCCGCTGCACCGCTGCTCATTCTATGGGAACAAGGATGTCGGCAAGAAACTCAACGCGATGCTCGAAATGGGCGCGTCCAAGCCCTGGCCCGATGCGTTGGAAGCCTTCACCGGCAGCCGCGAAATGTCAGGCAAGGCGATGCTCGATTATTTCAAGCCGCTGATGGATTGGCTTAAGCAGCAGAATAAGGGCCAAAAAAAGGGATGGTAA
- a CDS encoding energy transducer TonB, with product MQFASVVCLAAAALHATEDQYSMFLVSVPAGVAEPKEAQAEVKFVSNGYILGPNNCIVTKTSGSALADKQACKTVIFRAASKPVISKAPVWIADVPAGFVPPQSLSGKPPISTDDYPSNSLVNGEQGTVVVRLIVGVNGKARDCTIAATSGYQALDNAAKWKLCRSLKLRPAMVDGVPVESINFTQVAFYQGN from the coding sequence ATGCAATTCGCTTCTGTAGTGTGCTTAGCCGCAGCAGCTCTGCACGCGACAGAGGACCAATACTCGATGTTTTTGGTCAGTGTCCCAGCGGGTGTAGCCGAACCTAAAGAAGCTCAGGCCGAAGTTAAATTTGTGAGTAATGGCTATATCCTCGGGCCCAATAATTGCATTGTTACAAAAACGAGCGGAAGCGCATTGGCAGACAAACAGGCATGCAAAACGGTCATTTTTCGCGCCGCGAGCAAACCTGTCATTTCCAAAGCTCCCGTTTGGATAGCCGATGTTCCAGCGGGCTTCGTTCCCCCGCAATCGCTATCAGGAAAACCGCCGATTTCGACGGATGATTATCCTAGCAATAGTCTGGTCAATGGCGAACAGGGGACAGTTGTCGTCCGGCTCATCGTCGGCGTGAACGGTAAAGCGAGAGATTGCACAATTGCTGCAACCTCCGGTTATCAAGCATTGGATAATGCTGCAAAGTGGAAGCTGTGCCGCTCTTTGAAACTTCGGCCAGCAATGGTCGACGGCGTTCCCGTTGAGTCTATCAACTTCACCCAAGTCGCTTTCTACCAAGGCAACTGA
- a CDS encoding DHA2 family efflux MFS transporter permease subunit, with product MSASTPANNLPQPGTAALPVKHRGLLTLAVMGASIVQILDSTIANVAIPHMQTSLGASIDSVTWVLTSYILATAVTMPAAGWLSDRVGSRRLFLFAVAGFIVASMLCGIATNLTQMVLFRVFQGICAAFIGPLSQTILLDINPPERAPKAMQIWGMGIMIAPIFGPMIGGWLTESYNWRWVFFINLPIGIPTLLILWWLLPSRKITDRKLDVFGFAMLALALASLQLMLDRGQHEDWFESWEIIIELGVAIAAFWMFVVHSMTRKNPLFDPAVIGNSNFLTAMMFAALIGLMMIGTFALLPPMLQTIYGYSVIDTGVLLGPRGGGILIGMVVAGRLINHLDIRWIIFIGFALVAASMWMMTGWTLEMGGYEIVTAGLVQGVGMGITFMPTNVVAFSKIPLSMRTDASSVLYLARSLGGSLGISISVTMLTRSMQINHEELGSHITSSSFGIIDPATADRWGGLGDVALRIIDMEINRQAAMIAYLSDFQLLFYIVLAIMPLVLLVKPVNPSAPLPPPSDH from the coding sequence ATGTCCGCATCGACACCAGCAAATAATCTGCCTCAGCCGGGCACGGCTGCCCTGCCTGTCAAGCATCGCGGGTTGCTGACGCTTGCCGTGATGGGCGCATCAATTGTCCAGATCCTCGATTCAACAATCGCCAATGTAGCCATCCCGCACATGCAGACCAGCCTAGGCGCATCGATCGACAGCGTCACTTGGGTACTCACCAGCTACATTCTTGCAACCGCTGTGACCATGCCTGCTGCGGGCTGGCTATCCGACAGGGTCGGCTCGCGGCGGCTGTTCCTATTTGCCGTTGCAGGCTTCATCGTTGCATCCATGCTCTGCGGCATTGCAACCAACCTGACGCAGATGGTCCTATTCCGTGTTTTTCAGGGAATTTGCGCAGCCTTTATTGGCCCGCTTTCGCAAACCATTTTGCTCGACATCAATCCCCCTGAACGCGCGCCCAAGGCGATGCAGATCTGGGGCATGGGAATTATGATTGCCCCGATTTTCGGGCCTATGATCGGAGGCTGGCTGACCGAAAGCTACAATTGGCGCTGGGTATTTTTTATCAACCTTCCGATTGGAATACCGACGCTGCTGATCCTCTGGTGGCTACTGCCCTCGCGCAAGATTACCGACCGGAAACTTGATGTTTTCGGTTTCGCAATGCTTGCGCTCGCGCTCGCCTCGCTGCAACTGATGCTTGACCGGGGACAGCATGAAGACTGGTTCGAAAGTTGGGAAATCATCATCGAACTGGGTGTAGCGATCGCCGCTTTCTGGATGTTCGTCGTCCACAGCATGACACGCAAAAACCCGCTATTTGATCCGGCTGTGATCGGGAACAGCAACTTTCTGACGGCGATGATGTTTGCGGCGCTCATCGGACTAATGATGATCGGCACCTTCGCCCTCCTGCCGCCAATGCTGCAGACTATCTACGGCTATTCCGTGATCGACACCGGCGTCTTGCTGGGCCCGCGCGGCGGCGGCATATTGATTGGAATGGTAGTGGCCGGACGCCTGATCAACCATCTCGACATCCGCTGGATCATCTTCATCGGATTTGCACTTGTGGCTGCGTCGATGTGGATGATGACAGGCTGGACCTTGGAGATGGGCGGATACGAGATCGTAACCGCCGGTCTTGTACAGGGGGTTGGCATGGGAATTACCTTCATGCCCACAAATGTCGTCGCCTTTTCAAAGATCCCCCTGTCTATGCGGACTGATGCGTCCAGCGTTCTTTATCTGGCACGCAGCCTCGGCGGCAGTCTGGGCATTTCAATCAGCGTGACAATGTTGACCCGGAGCATGCAGATCAACCATGAAGAACTGGGCAGCCATATCACTTCCTCCAGCTTTGGTATCATCGACCCTGCAACGGCGGATCGCTGGGGCGGGTTGGGCGATGTTGCCTTGCGGATCATAGACATGGAGATCAACCGACAGGCTGCCATGATCGCCTATCTCAGCGATTTCCAGTTGTTGTTCTATATCGTTCTGGCAATCATGCCGCTCGTGCTGCTGGTGAAACCGGTCAATCCATCTGCGCCCCTGCCACCGCCGTCAGACCATTAA
- a CDS encoding AMP nucleosidase has protein sequence MATEKTQDIIRQITQRYDASVERLRTALAAYLKDRTAPNAVDRANGAFAYPELVIRYDGVEKSSGSNLAFGRLEKPGTYRITLTRPEIFGDYLESQIELLVEQFEIQMEVHAGRQEIPFPYVLDGLDLGDVSPTELSKYFPATELAHIGDEAADGLLIADENGLPLSLFDGLRTDFSLARLKHYTGTPPEHFQRYILFTNYNRYVDEFVAWACQQVGKGRYTALSGAGGLYVDESTEDHAQLVADSTWRKHQMPAYHLMADGETGITLVNIGVGPSNAKNICDHLAVLRPEVWLMIGHCGGLRDTQRIGDYVLAHAYLRDDNILDRVLPPEIPIPPIAEVQQALEAAAVQVSGTSGANLKRRMRTGTVVTTDDRNWELRYTDSALRFSQSRAVAIDMESATIAAQGYRFRVPYGTLLCVSDKPLHGEIKLPGQANRFYEEAIAAHLQIGIQTCELLREAGNSLHSRKLRAFNEPPFR, from the coding sequence ATGGCTACAGAAAAGACACAAGACATAATCCGCCAGATTACTCAGCGTTACGATGCATCAGTCGAACGCCTGCGCACCGCACTTGCCGCTTATTTGAAAGACCGTACCGCGCCTAACGCGGTGGACCGCGCAAATGGTGCTTTTGCTTATCCAGAACTCGTGATCCGTTATGACGGCGTTGAAAAATCGAGCGGCTCAAACCTCGCATTTGGCCGCCTTGAAAAACCCGGCACTTACCGCATCACGTTGACCCGTCCTGAAATATTCGGTGACTATCTGGAAAGCCAGATTGAACTTCTGGTCGAACAATTCGAAATCCAGATGGAGGTTCACGCAGGACGGCAGGAAATCCCCTTCCCTTATGTGCTCGACGGGCTCGATCTGGGCGACGTTTCACCAACCGAGCTATCCAAATATTTTCCGGCAACCGAGCTTGCGCATATCGGTGACGAAGCCGCTGACGGCCTGCTGATTGCAGATGAAAACGGCCTGCCCCTGTCACTTTTTGACGGATTGCGCACCGATTTCTCGCTCGCCCGGCTCAAACATTATACGGGAACCCCGCCGGAGCATTTCCAGCGCTATATCCTCTTCACAAACTATAATCGCTATGTTGACGAGTTTGTTGCATGGGCGTGCCAGCAGGTCGGCAAAGGACGCTACACGGCACTCTCAGGTGCAGGCGGGCTGTATGTAGACGAATCTACAGAGGACCATGCGCAGTTGGTTGCCGACAGCACATGGCGCAAGCATCAGATGCCGGCCTATCACCTGATGGCCGATGGTGAGACTGGGATCACGTTGGTCAATATCGGCGTCGGCCCTTCCAATGCGAAGAATATCTGCGACCACCTTGCCGTGTTGCGTCCCGAAGTCTGGCTGATGATCGGCCATTGCGGCGGCCTGCGCGATACGCAGCGGATCGGCGACTATGTGCTTGCCCACGCCTATTTGCGCGACGACAATATTCTCGACCGCGTTCTTCCGCCCGAAATCCCCATCCCGCCCATTGCCGAAGTGCAACAAGCACTCGAAGCTGCAGCCGTGCAGGTATCGGGAACCAGCGGTGCAAACCTGAAACGCAGGATGCGCACCGGAACGGTTGTGACTACCGACGACCGCAATTGGGAATTGCGCTATACCGACAGCGCACTGCGCTTCTCCCAGTCGCGTGCGGTTGCAATCGACATGGAATCGGCAACGATTGCGGCGCAAGGTTATCGCTTCCGCGTGCCCTATGGCACCCTGCTGTGCGTCTCGGACAAGCCACTGCATGGCGAAATCAAACTGCCGGGTCAGGCCAACCGGTTCTATGAAGAGGCGATTGCCGCACATCTGCAGATCGGCATCCAAACCTGTGAATTGCTGCGCGAAGCCGGCAACAGCCTGCACAGCCGCAAATTGCGTGCATTTAACGAACCCCCTTTCCGTTAA
- the ahcY gene encoding adenosylhomocysteinase — translation MAADYVIADLSLADFGRAEIKIAETEMPGLMALRKEYGASKPLKGARITGSLHMTIQTAVLIETLVDLGAEVRWATCNIFSTQDHAAAAIAAAGIPVFAVKGESLADYWDYVGRIFDWGDDTTTNLILDDGGDATMFALWGARVEAGETLFEPSNAEEIEFVRALNAFLKAKPGYLTESVKNIKGVSEETTTGVHRLYQIAKDGKLPFPAINVNDSVTKSKFDNLYGCKESLVDAIRRATDVMLAGKVACVAGFGDVGKGSAASLRQGGARVMVTEIDPICALQAAMEGYEVVTMEEAVERCDIFVTATGNEDVITAEHMKSMKPMSIVCNIGHFDSEIQISALDNYKWTEVKPGTDLVEFPDGKQIIVLAKGRLVNLGCATGHPSFVMSSSFTNQVLAQIELFAKNDEYKNEVYVLPKHLDEKVAALHLEKLGVKLTTLSPKQAAYIGVTQQGPFKPDHYRY, via the coding sequence GTGGCCGCAGATTATGTGATTGCCGACCTTTCGCTCGCCGATTTCGGACGGGCTGAAATCAAGATTGCCGAAACCGAAATGCCGGGCCTGATGGCGCTGCGCAAGGAATATGGTGCATCAAAGCCGTTGAAGGGTGCACGGATCACCGGTTCGCTGCATATGACGATCCAGACTGCGGTGCTGATCGAAACGCTGGTCGATCTGGGTGCAGAAGTGCGTTGGGCGACCTGCAACATCTTTTCCACGCAGGATCATGCCGCCGCTGCCATTGCCGCCGCAGGCATTCCGGTGTTCGCGGTGAAGGGCGAAAGCCTGGCCGACTATTGGGACTATGTCGGCCGCATCTTTGATTGGGGCGACGACACCACCACCAACCTGATCCTCGACGATGGCGGCGATGCCACCATGTTTGCGCTCTGGGGCGCCCGGGTCGAAGCGGGTGAGACGCTTTTTGAACCATCCAATGCCGAAGAAATTGAATTTGTCCGCGCGCTCAACGCCTTCCTCAAGGCGAAGCCGGGATATCTCACGGAAAGCGTGAAGAACATTAAGGGCGTTTCGGAAGAGACCACCACGGGCGTCCATCGTCTTTACCAGATCGCCAAGGACGGTAAGCTGCCTTTCCCCGCGATCAATGTGAATGACAGCGTCACCAAGTCGAAGTTCGACAATCTATATGGCTGCAAAGAATCGCTGGTTGATGCCATCCGCCGCGCGACTGACGTCATGCTTGCCGGCAAGGTTGCCTGCGTTGCCGGTTTTGGTGACGTCGGCAAGGGCTCGGCCGCTTCGCTGCGCCAGGGCGGCGCGCGCGTCATGGTCACCGAAATTGATCCGATCTGCGCCCTGCAGGCGGCGATGGAAGGCTATGAAGTTGTCACCATGGAAGAAGCGGTTGAGCGTTGCGATATCTTTGTGACCGCCACCGGCAACGAAGATGTGATCACCGCCGAACATATGAAGTCGATGAAGCCGATGTCGATCGTCTGCAACATCGGCCATTTCGATAGCGAGATCCAGATTTCAGCGCTCGACAATTATAAATGGACCGAAGTGAAGCCGGGCACTGACCTTGTAGAATTCCCTGATGGCAAGCAGATCATTGTCCTTGCCAAGGGCCGTCTGGTCAATCTGGGCTGCGCCACCGGCCACCCCAGCTTTGTGATGAGCTCGTCCTTCACCAATCAGGTGCTGGCCCAAATCGAGCTTTTCGCCAAGAATGACGAATATAAGAACGAGGTTTATGTTCTGCCCAAGCATCTCGACGAGAAGGTGGCTGCGCTTCACCTTGAAAAGCTGGGTGTGAAGCTGACGACCCTGTCGCCGAAGCAGGCTGCCTATATCGGCGTGACCCAGCAAGGCCCGTTCAAGCCCGATCATTACCGCTATTGA
- a CDS encoding MarR family transcriptional regulator translates to MSEDLGFLIGDTARLMRRSFDERVRTQGMTRAQWRVLGLLLRFGGSTQVTLAEMMDVEPITAARMIDRLQEAGLVERRADPADRRAWRIHLTEKGESKLEELRPTALSLYDDAVSGLNQTQQAELETMLNIIRSNLTRKSAETTHG, encoded by the coding sequence ATGAGTGAAGATCTTGGTTTTCTGATCGGCGACACCGCGCGACTGATGCGGCGTTCATTCGACGAACGTGTCCGAACCCAGGGCATGACCCGCGCGCAGTGGCGCGTGCTGGGGTTGTTGTTGCGCTTTGGCGGCAGCACCCAGGTAACCCTTGCCGAAATGATGGACGTAGAACCTATCACCGCGGCGCGAATGATCGATAGGCTGCAAGAGGCGGGTCTGGTCGAGCGCCGCGCAGACCCTGCGGACCGGCGTGCCTGGCGTATCCACCTCACCGAAAAAGGCGAATCGAAACTCGAAGAACTGCGCCCGACCGCCCTTTCGCTGTATGACGATGCAGTCAGCGGGCTGAACCAGACGCAGCAGGCAGAGCTGGAAACAATGCTAAATATCATACGATCGAATCTGACACGCAAATCTGCGGAGACCACCCATGGCTGA